Genomic segment of Colletotrichum destructivum chromosome 5, complete sequence:
CCTCAGCGAGGGGCCCGCAGACTTTGGGAGGAGGTACGGGAAGAAGTGGATGGTGAGCGCgtacgaggccggcgacgtggtGTTCCACTCGGCGCACATGGTgagtctttttttcttcttccacggCTCTATCAGCTGGTGTTTTCATATCTATCTTGGTTCTGACTTGTGTACCAGATTCACGCGTCGACCAAGAACTATGACCCTGAAGGCCGGATCAGGCTCGGGACCGACTTGCGCTTCGTCGACAAGCGGCGGCCGTGGGATACTGTGAGTCTCTTTTCGAGCCCTCGTTAAGTCAAGTAAAACGACTAACGAAACCAGCGGTGGGACAAGCACTATAGCTTCAATGACGGTGTTTGATATTTGTCTTGGGTCGACGAGTCGATAATTCAGATTGGTTGTACTCGCGTGTGAAGAAGAGAGCCCCAGTCTCAACAAGTTCCCCTCTCAAGAGGCAGAATCGACGCTTCATAACTAATAACAACTGTGAATCTACCTCGATGAGAAGCTGTCAAGCTCGGCCCACTGCTTCCTCAACGTCCTGACCAACGCCCCCGTCTTCCACTGCACGATGGTCCTCACCTGGGCCAGGTATTTAATGGTGTGCTCCCGCTCGAGCGGGTGTCTGATGAGATGCCCGCCTGTGACCCCGTCGTCAGTCGTCACCCGGCAGTGGCTCCGGATCTGGAAAGACTTACATAGAGACAACATGTGCGCCGGCAGATAGTACGCGTTGACCGCTTCGTTCGACAGGGCCAAGCCCATTAGGATACAGAGATAGAACGTGATCTCGCGCTGGGCACACCATCGTCAATAATGGTGAGAAGAAGTACACATCAACAAGATGGCACACGTTTTCGACGTACCTCGCTgtccatcctcttctttgtCCCCTCGAACCCCGCCGTCGGGTTCGAGCTGTTGTACTCTTGGAAGGAAAAGATTGCTTTTGAGGCGTAGTAATACCCGAGACCGACGGTGGCTGGAGAACATTAGCGCTTGTATCCCGAGTCCCTACTCCATCCTGATAGATAACAGCCATGCTTCTGGTCTTTTATCTTTCGGCCCGAACATAAGAGGGCTGGGAGTCTCCTTACCTGGGTCAGCCGTCATCCAAAGCGTCGGGAACGGCTTGCCCCCGGCCACGTCCGCCTTTTCGTAGAACAGCGGCCGGAACGAGACGGGCTTCTCCCGGTACCACGCCTCGACGTCCCCCCTCAGGTCCTTCCAGGCCGCtgcggcctcctcgccgcccgcaggcggcggcaaccCCGCCCCGCCGTCCGGGAAGAACAGCTTCAGCACCTTGGCGAACAGGTACACGACGCGGTTGGCGTGTGCCGTGTCGTCGTTGCGGTGGAACGTGGACGACCTCTCAAAGTTCTCGAGGCAGATCTCGATGGGCGTCCGGCGCACCAGGTAGACGTACAGGGCCTGGCGAAGGTGCACCCAgctggcggcctcggccagcccgCCCTGCGTGACGaagcgggcgacggcgtcgtggctCAGCAGGTTCCGCGTGCCGCggaggtggtggtagtgCGAGTCCGTCTCGTTGTCGTACTCCTCGTACAGCCGcatgatgacgacggccgTCAGGAGGATCGAGTCCCACGTCTCGGGCGGCTGCGAGAAGGCCTCGATCACCAGCTCGATGCATCGGTTGTGGTAGTAGGTGCTCTCCAGGTCGGACCCTCGGTCGGCTgcgacgtcgccgttgccgttgtcgttgtcgtcgtcgtcgtcgtcggtgctTTGCGTGTCGAAGCGGCTCGCGAGGGCGAAGATGCCGTTGAGCAGGATGGGCTTGTGGAGGGCTAGACGGGGGACGTCGAGGGTAAATGGCCGGGCGTCGTGACAGGCATCGATCTGGGGTGGCGAGGGCATGTCAGCTGTTTGTGATTCCGTCATGGGTAAAACTAAGACAAGAGGAGCAGGTCTCACGGATGGCGCTATCCTCATGATATAAGTCCGGAAGAGAAAGGCCTGCCGACCGGTGAAGCCACAATGCTCGGGGTCCGTCGGTTGGTCCCGATGGTCTGCATCCGGGCCAAAATAACCACCAGCCCGCTCCGGTTGATATGGCGGTCCAAGCTGCGTCGAGGGGGAGTCGCCGAGGAGATAGGATATCTGGAGCTGAGGCTGCACCTCCGCGGCGTTCCACTGACCGCTTTCAGAGAGGAGAGCATCACGGGTGGGATCCAGAAAGTCGGAACTCGACGTGAAGCTGGCCCGGTGCTGGtttgccgccgacgccggcggtggGCCTCTGTTCAACACGAACCCGATCGGCGCGCTGCCGTCTCCGTGGGATCCTTGGCCCGAGAACCGCTGGCCGGGCGCCTCGGCCCGAACGCcgcgcgaggccggcggggcAAACTCCAGTGTGAGTTGACCCTCGTATGGGACAGATCCAAGCGGGGAAGCCTGAGAGGTGAAGCTGGCGCTCctctcgccggcgacgggctgggtggccggtgatgatgaagcttcggtgaaggcggcggcgtcatccccGCGGCTTATCTCGCTCTGGCGTCTCGCTGTGTAGAGTGTGAGTATATGTATGCCATGCGAGATGGCGAGATGGTCGACAcgagagtgagagggagggagagagagagtatgAGGTTGAATTGTGAAGATGAAAGGAGATTTGGGTGAGTAGAGGGACACGGAAGGGAAAAGTCGAGTCAAACCTCTCTGGCCCGTCTTCTGGACTCCATCCCCCGCAACCTTCTTCGCGCTTCCCGGCGCGTGCTTGAACCTCAAGGCCGTGTCAAAGCGAcagtcgagctcggcctcgacgcagGCGCCGCAGCCCTTGGCACCGGGCTGGACGACGCATTTGCggtgacgccgccggcaggCGTTGCAGCAGCGTCTGGGCTTCATGTAGGTCCGGCCAGGCCCTCGTCCCGTGGTCCGAGTCTCATCCGAATCCCGGCCGCCTTCAGTCTCTGTTTGAACTCTGGTCCTTTCACTTCGGGGCTAACCAACATGGGTTGTGAATGGCTGGCGGGCCggcgtggggggggggggggggggggggggggggggcggacaGACGGTCTTGCGATCCTCTTTCGAATTAGGGGTGTGTTTTGCTGGGCGGGAGAGCACGAGAGACGAATCCCGCGGGATACATGGCCCTTTTGAGGACATGACAAGGGCACAAATTGATCGGGAGGCACGGCAATTGACGcgaggcgggggggggggggggggggggggggagaaaatGCGGGGTGAGCCCCGAGGTAGGCATGAAATGGTGTGGGCAGCAATGCGCGACTGTACGTCGTGGCTGGTTGCTTTGGAGAAAGTCTTGAAGCATGTGGATAAACTTCCACCAGTTAAGTGAAGCAGAAGTGGTTTCTGGTGTGGTTGGGTTGGTTGCTGATGAGAAAGACGAGGCATCAGTGATGATACTGGTTTTATCTATATATGTATATGTCCTTCACAGGTTCTCGGCATGTTGGCTTGAGGTGAAGACGTTGTTTGACGAGAGCCAACAACCTAGACACGAGTCATGGATGACTCCATAACGAAATGAAGAAAACGCAGGGGTTTCTAATGGCTGGAGGATAGGAATATATCTACAAGGTCATTGCACTCGTAGACAGATTGAAAGGGAACTAACTCTCTGAGACGTCCGTCTGGCGCCGCCAACAAAACAGCTTGCCCAACTCCCCTTCAAAGATCGGAGGAAAAGCGCACCTAGAAACTCCTATCGTGATGTCCGATGATTCCCATAACTCGGCACAACTGACCTGATGCTCTCTTGCCCAGGTCGAAGGACAAAAAGGCTGTCGAGATCGCTATGATCAATATTCATCATCGACTGGCTAACAGCATACAGCGGAATTCCACGGCCCTGAGCGCGCAGTGCAAGCAGCCAGCCTCAAGCGGCACAAACACTGCCAAAGTGCAAGCAGAAATGAAGTGCCAAGAGCAGAAGGATAGACGGCGTTTGATTCAAGATGACCTAAAGGTTTATCATTATCACATCGTTCCGAAGGCTGATTTTTATGCCGATTGTCGTAACAACAGCACTCTCGATGTGGAAGTGCAATCCAGAGCTTCTACTGTTTCTGTTTGAGATACATAACAAACTCTCAACAAGCAGGGTCGCCATTTCCAAGTCTTTGGTTGTGGGACATTCCCGCAACGGGCTGCTTTCTCGGATCAAGTCGCAGTCGTCAGTTGACCACTGCTGTCGGTATGCTAAACAGCAGACCAACTGCTGTCTAAACAAAAATGGCAAGCGATCCTCCCATTGCTGAGAATGAATATGTCAATATACGAGCCATTGCGCTTTCGAGAACCAAGTCACCGTTGGACTCTGGTAATTCAATGACACTGTTGTCAAGAAACGTCCCTGTCAATGCCCGCTGGTGGCCGTGTTCGGGCGCGAGATCGCCGTGTGATTGTGAAATAATACGTTGACCAGTCTTTTGAGCTTCTCCCGCTGTACAGGCGCATATACACCCAGCATAGACAAGAGGAGTCGATAAACATCTCCCTCATATTGTCCAAGGGGGAAATTCCCACTTGATTTTACGAAGGTGCCATCAAAGGGCCTAATTCTCACTCCAGGCCCGGCTCTGAGATTCAACTTTCAACCCCTCGATTGTTGTTTCATAGACGCCGTTCACGAGACAGAAGACCTTGAACTGGACTCATGTTCCAACCTGACTGGGAGATCCGGACAGCAGACTTTCCTTCCTTGATTGGATGGGGATTCGGCAGTTCTGATGTCGTGTCCCGCAGGCCTATTCCTTTGTGCGACGATAGTCAAGCCTAGAACGGGGAGCAGTTTGAGTTGGACCAAACAGTCACAGGCCAAACGCACAAACTAAACACACAAAGAAAATGTTGTTTTAGGCTGCCTTGGTTCGCATGTCAGGTCGATCGAGCGCAGTTAGCGGCGCTCAGCTGTCAAACGCATGGCGGCGGTAAGACAAATTCAGTCGAGTGCCGCCATTTCAAAGAAAGTGCATCCTCCAAACCTTTCGGTTCGTAACAATTGAGCGAAGTCGGAAATTTTCAGAGTCTCTGACCTGGTGTGGCTTGCCCAGTAGGTCAGCCCTCACTCATTCGTCTCCTACGGCTCTCATGAGCCTCAGTCTCAGTCGAACTTCCACGCGTGGATAGCCATGTCACGACTATCCGGGGACAGATGACCAAAGAAAAAGTCATGATTGGGTCATGGCGGGTGGGCTTCGGGAATTCTTACGTAAACGCCACCATCTCTTGTTCTCCTTTCGGGACTAGTGCATCTGCTGCTGATCTCAGGAACTCggcagagcagcagcagatcTGACTTTGCAGAAAGCCGTCGCGCCTTTCCAGGTGCTTCTGGAcctggggagggggggggcgttgAGCACGAGTCCACGGGAGCGTCAGTGAAGCCGGTATCTCAACGTTAGGGTTTCCAGCCGGTTATCTTGAGTTTGTCCCTTGGTTCATTCATCAAGATAAGCAAATACCATGACCATGGCACCGACACCGACCTCGGAGCGCGCGTTCGGTTTCCGGCAACAAAAGGCCCCGCGACGAGCCGGTACT
This window contains:
- a CDS encoding Putative fungal transcription factor, zn(2)-C6 fungal-type DNA-binding domain superfamily, whose product is MKPRRCCNACRRRHRKCVVQPGAKGCGACVEAELDCRFDTALRFKHAPGSAKKVAGDGVQKTGQRARRQSEISRGDDAAAFTEASSSPATQPVAGERSASFTSQASPLGSVPYEGQLTLEFAPPASRGVRAEAPGQRFSGQGSHGDGSAPIGFVLNRGPPPASAANQHRASFTSSSDFLDPTRDALLSESGQWNAAEVQPQLQISYLLGDSPSTQLGPPYQPERAGGYFGPDADHRDQPTDPEHCGFTGRQAFLFRTYIMRIAPSIDACHDARPFTLDVPRLALHKPILLNGIFALASRFDTQSTDDDDDDNDNGNGDVAADRGSDLESTYYHNRCIELVIEAFSQPPETWDSILLTAVVIMRLYEEYDNETDSHYHHLRGTRNLLSHDAVARFVTQGGLAEAASWVHLRQALYVYLVRRTPIEICLENFERSSTFHRNDDTAHANRVVYLFAKVLKLFFPDGGAGLPPPAGGEEAAAAWKDLRGDVEAWYREKPVSFRPLFYEKADVAGGKPFPTLWMTADPATVGLGYYYASKAIFSFQEYNSSNPTAGFEGTKKRMDSEREITFYLCILMGLALSNEAVNAYYLPAHMLSLCGHLIRHPLEREHTIKYLAQVRTIVQWKTGALVRTLRKQWAELDSFSSR